A single Cottoperca gobio chromosome 7, fCotGob3.1, whole genome shotgun sequence DNA region contains:
- the nol9 gene encoding LOW QUALITY PROTEIN: polynucleotide 5'-hydroxyl-kinase NOL9 (The sequence of the model RefSeq protein was modified relative to this genomic sequence to represent the inferred CDS: deleted 1 base in 1 codon) produces MKVNKQVKGHAKSQKWKDVRGKRCRPPISSSELNSSPVMARMAVEHQATMKKKPTVKRLKNKAKPVSDSKTKTPQSGCQRPPTQANGISAFKMDNESNDSLDWKEYSQSIHGNGVETSGEVKDVIPVRLEGESLHYCAERNDRQNHAVLVMQKDQTLCFRGKCFLTCLYGRVEVMGFTIEEGQQSYPLFSPASHCPLTIRALESSDHTRDDKTEASPILQKYLTSASRKKLLKTITSNSSIILLEPMETPLTRFLSSFSDLSELFSPTMSELMSAVLDTPLNGMGMIPLVKAIDGLKMSKTYRDALNMVVSACRGDMDGCAVILVCGTKNVGKSTFIRTLVNTLLNHTASVDYLEGDLGQTEFTPAGCLSLSTVSEPLLGPPFTHQYTPEHMIYFGHTSCETDLERYLESLKSLWRRRSQSRETPVIINTMGWVKGFGFQMLVDMIRFFPVSHIVQLGHSGVTQCPALTPEFLRTAHGHQTHPPAQTALAEFTESHTPPKSYTHVIVQSEFQGVGRQGTAKHQRTNEHRELSLLAYLSQLQSPDPGPIRPLHCLTPYQVPHTAVALGVIHCEVVPTHMFYAANASLVGLCCLGEKVTSKGGPVLLSQAPICPCVGFGVLRGIDTARGLYFLLTPVDPSILRKVNCLLLGAISLPSCIITTQAGFEGEMPYITTDYSFDITGAGKLRVFKGLTRPSQMGMQ; encoded by the exons ATGAAGGTGAATAAACAGGTTAAGGGCCATGCTAAATCTCAGAAGTGGAAGGATGTGAGGGGCAAACGGTGCCGGCCTCCCATCAGTTCCTCAGAGCTCAACTCGAGTCCTGTCATGGCCCGGATGGCGGTGGAACACCAGGCTACTATGAAGAAAAAGCCCACCGTCAAGAGATTAAAGAATAAGGCAAAGCCTGTCTCTGACTCCAAGACAAAAACCCCTCAGTCTGGATGTCAGAGACCTCCTACTCAGGCTAATGGAATCTCAGCCTTTAAAATGGACAACGAGTCAAATGACTCACTGGACTGGAAGGAGTATTCCCAGTCCATTCATGGGAACGGTGTGGAGACCTCCGGTGAGGTGAAAGATGTAATCCCAGTTAGGCTGGAGGGAGAGTCTCTCCATTACTGTGCAGAGAGAAATGATCGACAAAACCATGCAGTACTTGTCATGCAGAAGGATCAG ACCCTGTGTTTCCGTGGGAAGTGCTTTCTGACCTGTCTATACGGTCGGGTAGAAGTGATGGGGTTCACCATTGAAGAAGGCCAGCAGTCGTATCCACTGTTCTCCCCAGCGTCACATTGTCCACTGACCATTAGAGCACTGGAAAGCTCTGATCACACCAGAGATGACAAAACGGAGGCTTCCCCCATCCTCCAAAAGTATCTGACATCAG CT TCACGGAAGAAGTTGCTAAAAACTATTACATCGAACTCCTCCATTATCCTGCTGGAGCCCATGGAGACGCCTCTGACACGGTTTCTGTCGAGCTTCTCGGATCTAAGTGAATTGTTCAGCCCCACGATG AGTGAACTAATGTCAGCCGTTCTTGACACTCCACTCAACGGTATGGGGATGATTCCCCTCGTCAAAGCCATCGATGgcctgaaaatgtcaaagaccTACAGAGATGCTCTCAACATGGTGGTCAGCGCCTGCAGAG GGGACATGGATGGTTGTGCAGTCATCCTCGTATGTGGTACCAAGAATGTGGGAAAGTCAACGTTCATCCGCACCCTCGTCAATACCTTACTAAACCA caCTGCTAGTGTAGATTACTTGGAAGGTGACCTGGGTCAAACGGAGTTCACTCCCGCTGGTTGCCTTTCTCTGTCGACTGTCAGTGAACCACTTCTGG GTCCTCCTTTCACTCATCAGTACACACCAGAGCACATGATCTACTTTGGTCATACGTCATGCGAGACGGATTTAGAACGTTACCTGGAGTCACTGAAGTCCCTGTGGCGTAGACGCTCCCAGAGCAGAGAGACCCCCGTCATAATCAACACCATGGgctgggtcaaag GATTTGGATTTCAGATGCTAGTGGACATGATCCGCTTCTTCCCCGTCTCGCATATCGTCCAGCTGGGTCACAGTGGTGTCACCCAGTGTCCCGCCCTCACTCCGGAGTTTCTGAGGACGGCACACGGCCACCAGACACACCCACCTGCACAGACCGCTCTGGCCGAGTTCACGGAGAGCCACACTCCCCCCAAAAGTTACACTCACGTCATTGTGCAATCAGAA TTTCAAGGAGTGGGGCGCCAAGGAACAGC GAAGCACCAGCGCACTAATGAGCACAGAGAGCTGTCACTGCTGGCCTACCTGAGTCAGCTGCAGTCTCCGGACCCCGGACCAATTAGACCTCTACACTGCCTTACGCCGTACCAG GTGCCCCACACAGCAGTGGCTTTAGGTGTGATCCATTGCGAGGTTGTGCCCACTCACATGTTTTATGCTGCCAATGCCAGTCTGGTGGGACTCTGCTGCCTGGGAGAGAAAGTGACAAGCAAGGGAGGCCCAGTGCTGCTGTCTCAGGCTCCCATCTGCCCGTGCGTGGGCTTCG GTGTGCTTCGAGGAATCGACACGGCGCGAGGTCTGTACTTCTTGCTGACGCCTGTAGATCCCTCCATCCTTCGTAAGGTCAACTGTCTTCTCTTGGGAGCGATATCATTGCCTTCCTGTATCATCACAACACAG GCTGGCTTTGAAGGAGAGATGCCCTATATCACCACAGACTACAGTTTTGATATCACTGGTGCAGGAAAGCTGCGAGTCTTCAAGGGACTGACGAGACCCAGTCAAATGGGAATGCAATGA